Proteins encoded by one window of Blautia argi:
- a CDS encoding efflux RND transporter periplasmic adaptor subunit — protein sequence MKKKQKMILGICAAIGVTGLAAGIFFSQQKKGKDGEELAYVMSVSSMNEMAGIQRMSGIVESQKTQDIQKDAEREVKEVLVKAGDEVDVGTPLFVYDTEKLDADAQQAQLDIERTDNDMANLKAQIEQLKKDKANASEEEQLSYTTQIQSAEMDLKKSEYERKAKEVEINRIQSQIQNSTVKSDMKGVVKAVNQDNSTNMMYGDGSQAFMTILATGQYRIKGKVNEQNVSQVIEGQPAIIRSRVDEKQIWKGTYTAVDTKNPNNSNNSMMYGGSAEDAAQNTSTSYPFYVELESSEGLLLGQHVYIEQDNGLEEREEGIWLDEAFLVDADKKPYVWAETDKGTLEKRTVVLGTHDENMMQYKIENGLERQDYVAYPQEFLKEGMKTTHEIENSMQGEVIPEGEMLPEGEAVPEGEALPEGEVAPEGEVLPEGEVVPEDGTLSEEETTPEKDDVALKSLPEEKEFLPKL from the coding sequence ATGAAGAAAAAACAAAAAATGATTTTGGGTATCTGTGCAGCTATCGGTGTAACGGGTCTGGCGGCAGGAATTTTTTTCAGTCAGCAGAAAAAGGGAAAAGACGGAGAAGAACTGGCTTATGTGATGAGCGTTTCTTCTATGAATGAGATGGCAGGAATCCAGAGAATGTCCGGCATTGTAGAATCCCAGAAAACTCAGGATATCCAGAAAGATGCGGAAAGAGAAGTAAAGGAAGTTCTGGTAAAAGCAGGGGACGAGGTTGATGTGGGAACTCCTTTGTTTGTTTACGATACAGAAAAATTAGATGCAGATGCACAACAGGCACAGTTGGATATAGAACGGACGGATAATGATATGGCAAATCTGAAAGCCCAGATTGAACAGTTGAAAAAGGATAAAGCCAATGCTTCAGAGGAGGAGCAGCTTTCTTATACCACACAGATTCAGTCAGCAGAAATGGATTTGAAAAAAAGCGAGTATGAAAGAAAGGCAAAAGAGGTAGAAATTAACCGTATCCAAAGTCAGATACAGAATTCCACGGTAAAGAGTGATATGAAGGGTGTTGTGAAAGCTGTGAATCAGGATAACAGCACCAATATGATGTATGGGGACGGCAGTCAGGCATTTATGACCATTCTTGCCACAGGGCAGTATAGAATCAAAGGAAAGGTGAATGAACAGAATGTATCTCAGGTGATAGAAGGACAGCCGGCAATCATACGCTCCAGAGTGGACGAAAAGCAGATATGGAAGGGAACCTATACAGCAGTAGATACCAAAAATCCCAACAATAGTAACAATAGCATGATGTATGGCGGTTCTGCAGAAGATGCGGCTCAAAATACTTCTACTTCCTATCCGTTTTATGTAGAACTGGAATCCTCAGAGGGACTGCTCCTGGGACAGCATGTGTACATAGAACAGGATAACGGACTGGAAGAAAGGGAAGAAGGTATCTGGCTGGACGAAGCATTTCTTGTGGACGCGGATAAGAAGCCTTATGTGTGGGCAGAAACAGACAAGGGAACGCTGGAAAAAAGAACCGTTGTGTTGGGAACACATGACGAAAATATGATGCAATATAAAATTGAAAACGGACTGGAACGTCAAGACTATGTGGCTTATCCTCAGGAGTTTTTGAAAGAAGGAATGAAGACCACTCATGAAATTGAGAACAGTATGCAGGGAGAGGTGATTCCGGAAGGTGAGATGCTGCCCGAGGGAGAAGCTGTACCGGAAGGTGAGGCGCTGCCGGAGGGAGAAGTAGCGCCGGAAGGTGAAGTGTTACCGGAGGGAGAAGTTGTACCGGAAGACGGAACGTTATCGGAAGAAGAAACTACACCGGAGAAGGACGATGTAGCGCTGAAAAGTCTGCCTGAAGAAAAAGAGTTCCTTCCGAAACTTTGA